The genomic window AAGAGTAAATTGTTTAAAATGATCGAAAAATCAGAGCAGCAGTCCGGCAATGCCAATGGCATCTACTAGTATTAGATTCTTAATAGAGGTTTCACTAAGGGGAAAAGCAATGAAAGGAAACCACATTAGTAACTCCTATAATCCAGGGGTAGCATTCATTCAGATCAAGATTTTGGGCTCCATAATCCCAAATCCAAGACCTAAAAATCCTTTAATCAGTACATAAACATTCAACCGCCCAAATCATTCCATTAAGCCATTGCGTTtaaacatattatcatcaatcaaaTATTGAAAACCCCAAGCATTAGTATTAGTATTTTGTAACTAATCCCCTTTTTAGTGTGTGTGCATTAAATGCAAATCCAAATGCAATCGGTCGCAGACCTGAACAATCTCCTCAGACATGGAAACGCAACGGGGCAAAGTATGGTCTCTAGGCAGAATCCTAATCTGGGTCTTTGTTTCGATTCTCATTTGCTCAATAATCTTTCCTCCTTTCCCCAATAAAGAACCCACATGCATCCTCGAAACAACCAACCTCGTCGCTACCCTGTTCCCTCCTCCTCTCGCCACCGCTCCGtattcctcctcctcctctcctcCGCCACCACCAAACCCAAACTGTGAATCACTCTCCAGAATCCTCTCATGTACAAGTAACAACGCCTCCTGAGCAGGCGAGAACGACGGCATTCTCCCTTCAGGGTCACGGCGACGCGTGTCAGATATCTCGATGATGCGTTCTTCATCACCGGGAATCAGCTCGTGTACGTTGATCCACGCGCCGGTATGTTGTCTTATAGACTTGATAATACTACCCGACTTACCGATTACACCCCCAGCTTTCATATCGTGACAAAGAATGCGGTAGCTAGTAGTGACCATAAGGGAAGAGTCTTGTCCCCCTCCGCCGGCGCCGCTACCACCACCGCTCTTATTCGGAGGTCGACCGTTGTTGCCTCCGTTGTTGTTGTTGTTCGGATTGTTTCCACGGTGACGATGACTATTAGGTAGGTAGTGATGGTTGTTGTACCGAGGTTTTGTCCTACCCATGGTCTCCCCATCATAGTCTTGGTCATAGTAATAGTTCCTCTTGGATCTAGATCTGTCCATCTAAAACACACACACACTACTAAACTtttcttttttccccttttttttaagGTTCTCAAACTTTCGAATCAAAAAGATTTCAGTTCTTTCCTTTCGTCAATGTTTTCTCTTGGGACGATTGATGGCTCAGCTCCTTGTCAAGGATCGGGTCTAGGGTTTTCAAAAGAAGCAAAGCTTTGCTCTTTACGCTGATGTCTTCGTCCCTCTGACTGTGCCTTCTTCAGTTACCTTCCGTTTGCTTCTCGAGAAAATGCAAGTCTTGGTGAGAAACCTGGCAAGAGACAGAATCTGAAAATGAGCACAGAGAGCTTCTTATGTTAGCAGTCATACGGAATTTGAGCTGCAAAGGTTTTTATGCACTTCGTCCAGTTAAGATACTTTACTTATGGACAAATCACTAATTTGGCTTCAACGGCACCGTTTTCTTAATTTtcacttattttatattttgggaaGGCTTAATTTCACAAAACATCTCTAAACTATCGCCtagattctaaattagtccctatattgcTGCATATTATAATCGAGTCCTCAAGGCAGTATTGCATCAAACACGTTTTTCGATTAACCCAACCATCAATCTAGgtgttaattaaatataatataaaacatatttacaaACATGCAAGGGCGaaagcaaaaaaaagaagaagagggcacaaaattaaattataaattcttgaaaggtcaaaagataattttaccattgtactaatttataattttatagattttcagGAGACCTGAAAAACAATTTTAGCATTTAGGGCTAAGGCCATATCCATATTCCATCCCTTTCGATgtgaataatattaataaattttaagaaaaaccaTTTCTATTTTTAGTACGTAAAATTAATGTTGTtggaaataaataaaatcaatcgataaaatcgattaaattgaaaatcaaataatatattaatgtggataaaaatatttaacttcCATTCAACCAACAGACCAAAAATCTGCAAACGACAATTGAATCATTTAAACTGAATTATAAttttctaataaataaataaatgttatttgATAGGCAGTCAAATCACGTCCCGATTTAATTAAAATACTGATTGGACCATTTGTctgaattctaaaaatattacTGAAGATCTAAATTGTTATACAATAATTTACCATTTTTGAGGTAATGAATGACTAACCAATGTAAAGTAATGATGGAAGTCCATAGCGGAATTAATTTACTACAGTCATAACGTCAGTCTCTCAGGTCACTTGGTTGGAAACTAGGGCCACCCGTTAATTAAAAACTTGACtacattttcttttttatgttttgtggtcccttataaatattattttttttaaaactataaaattaaatgtttaatctggttattactttttttaaattttaatctcataaaaactattttttaataatttaaaatattaattaataaaagggGAACGAGTCTTAAAAGAAATAGTTATTGACGTCATCAACATTTCACGTAAGTTTAcatgtttgtttttttaattaatcaattaatactaattttatttcatgaagttaatataaaataatactattcaagtataaaaaatattttgataattaaaatattgtcAGTTTTAAAAACAAATCATAACTAAAGTATAAATGAAAACAGTAAGCGTTGCATGTTGCTTATTGAGTTTTAGTTTAATTGGTATAGGTATTATTATCAATGTAAGATAAGGTAGGTTCAAGTGCagtgaagtgcattatcctctc from Gossypium hirsutum isolate 1008001.06 chromosome D12, Gossypium_hirsutum_v2.1, whole genome shotgun sequence includes these protein-coding regions:
- the LOC107947231 gene encoding RNA-binding KH domain-containing protein RCF3 isoform X2 — encoded protein: MDRSRSKRNYYYDQDYDGETMGRTKPRYNNHHYLPNSHRHRGNNPNNNNNGGNNGRPPNKSGGGSGAGGGGQDSSLMVTTSYRILCHDMKAGGVIGKSGSIIKSIRQHTGAWINVHELIPGDEERIIEISDTRRRDPEGRMPSFSPAQEALLLVHERILESDSQFGFGGGGGEEEEEYGAVARGGGNRVATRLVVSRMHVGSLLGKGGKIIEQMRIETKTQIRILPRDHTLPRCVSMSEEIVQVFYAAEAASGSK